One Chanodichthys erythropterus isolate Z2021 chromosome 10, ASM2448905v1, whole genome shotgun sequence DNA segment encodes these proteins:
- the LOC137027752 gene encoding histone-lysine N-methyltransferase, H3 lysine-79 specific-like isoform X1, producing the protein MGEKLELKLKSPVGAEAAGYPWPLPVYDKHHDAAHEIIETIRWVCEEIPDLKLAMENYVLIDYDTKSFESMQRLCDKYNRAIDSIHQLWKGTTQPMKLNKRPSNGLLRHILQQVYNHSVTDPEKLNNYEPFSPEVYGETSFDLVAQIIDEMEMMEEDTFVDLGSGVGQVVLQVAAATNCKHYFGVEKADIPATYAESMDREFKRWMKWYGKKHGEYTLERGDFLSEEWKERIASTSVIFVNNFAFGPEVDHQLKERFANMKEGGKIVSSKPFAPLNFRINSRNLSDIGTIMRVVELSPLRGSVSWTGKPVSYYLHTIDRTILENYFSSLKNPKLREEQEAARRRQQKDSKENKSNTTTPTKPKEHKTQHDSGGEEERSNSIVPVKPSPKPRRAKLLARGRKLGNRKRGRPKKAATTTAAERKNKKSQSALDLLHAKTLSAAPPQDAYRSPQSPFYQLPPKVQHYTSSQLLMSPTPPGLQALLDNVKVQYLQFMAYMKTPQYRTNLQQALEQEKLRHTELSGQAQQLLNACHAHKERIRDLFQSKLEELGVKAVTVEDLVQAQKEITAHNMQLREQTKQLERDMAELRDQSLVLLKARCEELKLDWGSLCLETLLKEKAALRRQISEKQRHCLELQISIVELEKSQRQQELLQLKSSYSPCEVSPYRKALPGPETRLTLDSDTPRLTPQASVGLNGLSPELSINGTASPGYERGGGIGMGKNELLTRYLPISPDHEIVPPTPDSRTRQLGQPLPDYTRFSPAKIALRRHLNQDSAANQFRALGNIHRGDIGAVSSPTLGLKQACSSPSSSDIQTTTTPKSTDRADKEKSPAAPGDTITSLPISIPLSTVHPSKLPVSIPLASVVLPNRAERLRSTPSPVSNPAGQSNGKAPLTPTSGYSSSSGLVNGCHSAMLTENQDCDVASPPPHSTPVMGIQPRGSGLSPPLGTGGVLQYADGPPRLPPEDGHDRQGPESDTEPLDSEARRRIFFSSSSSSSSSSSSTGGSRLHHGSVKQGHHHHSKHHHHHHHHHHHHSPSSHSQEGRKRGRRKRSSSGAMPMSGSPKRRAFPGLGCPSHSSGSPLNINSMVNNINQPLEISAISSPEQSGRSPCGPDLDQPPVLKRERPLELNNTGRYSSTPSSDEEGTNYAPDTSSSSRIERKIATISLDRDGPIRDVERGSQGRKSGASSVSSEVSSSSGASKWKSTFSPISDPKPTPPDLRQGGSPFGVGASRGGTDSDSDQKPQRRGEREREPYGNSNLFLSQDGGGRSVVNVSERPLQKQKTREWDLKSVTGLASQNLFISAAASGGILSGKVGGTTTVSSASSVGQYFPLGGASVLQSLFGAQTPGPATSGAPRLVNGHSALGSFSSAGLAGGAAGGEWDDICLFLLFGEIELMVRTVPRV; encoded by the exons ATGGGAGAAAAGCTGGAGTTAAAACTGAAGTCGCCGGTCGGAGCCGAAGCTGCAGGCTACCCGTGGCCCTTACCTGTATAT GATAAACATCATGATGCTGCACATGAAATCATCGAAACTATACG CTGGGTGTGTGAAGAGATCCCAGATCTTAAGCTGGCCATGGAGAACTACGTTCTTATCGACTACGACACCAAGAG ttttGAGAGTATGCAGAGACTGTGTGATAAGTACAACAGAGCCATTGACAGCATTCACCAACTG TGGAAAGGGACCACCCAACCCATGAAACTGAACAAGCGGCCTTCCAACGGCCTGCTGCGTCACATCCTGCAGCAGGTCTACAACCACTCTGTCACCGACCCGGAGAAACTCAACAACTACGAGCCATTCTCTCCTGAGGTGTACGGAGAGACCTCCTTCGACCTGGTGGCCCAGATCATTGACGAGATGGAGATGATGGAAGAAGACACCTTTGTGGATTTGGGCAGTG GGGTTGGTCAAGTAGTCCTGCAAGTCGCTGCAGCCACCAACTGTAAACACTACTTTGGCGTGGAGAAAGCAGACATTCCAGCAACCTATGCAGAG TCAATGGACAGAGAGTTTAAGAGGTGGATGAAGTGGTATGGCAAAAAACATGGCGAGTACACG TTGGAAAGGGGAGATTTCCTCTCAGAAGAATGGAAGGAACGAATAGCCAGCACAAG TGTTATTTTTGTGAATAACTTTGCCTTTGGTCCTGAGGTGGACCACCAGCTGAAGGAACGATTCGCCAACATGAAGGAAG GTGGAAAAATTGTATCCTCAAAACCTTTTGCACCTCTTAACTTCAGAATAAACAGCCGAAACTTGAGTG atattggCACAATAATGAGAGTAGTTGAACTGTCCCCTCTGAGGGGGTCGGTGTCGTGGACGGGGAAGCCAGTGTCATACTATCTGCATACAATAGACCGCACCATA cTTGAAAACTATTTTTCTAGTCTCAAAAATCCTAAACTCAGG GAGGAGCAGGAGGCAGCCAGAAGGCGTCAGCAGAAGGACAGTAAGGAGAATAAGAGCAACACCACCACCCCGACCAAGCCCAAGGAGCACAAG ACGCAGCATGACTCGGGTGGTGAGGAGGAACGCTCGAACTCGATTGTGCCCGTGAAGCCGTCACCCAAACCCCGCCGGGCCAAACTGCTGGCCAGGGGCCGCAAGCTTGGCAACAGGAAGCGTGGGCGGCCTAAGAAGGCTGCCACTACCACCGCCGCCGAGCGCAAGAACAAGAAGAGCCAGAGCGCCCTTGATCTGCTGCACGCCAAGACCCTCTCAGCTGCCCCCCCTCAGG ATGCATACAGGTCACCTCAAAGTCCGTTCTATCAGCTACCTCCCAAAGTGCAGCATTATACATCTAGCCAGCTTCTCATGAGCCCCACTCCACCAGGCCTGCAGGCTCTTCTTG ATAACGTGAAAGTCCAGTATCTGCAGTTCATGGCCTACATGAAGACACCACAGTACCGCACCAACCTGCAGCAAGCTCTTGAGCAGGAAAAG TTGAGACACACAGAACTTTCCGGTCAAGCCCAACAGCTGCTCAATGCTTGTCATGCTCATAAGGAGAGGATAAGAGACCTTTTCCAGTCTAAACTGGAGGAG TTGGGCGTGAAGGCGGTGACCGTGGAGGACCTGGTGCAAGCTCAGAAGGAGATCACAGCCCACAACATGCAGCTGAGGGAACAGACCAAACAGCTGGAGAGGGACATGGCGGAGCTCCGCGATCAGAGCCTGGTGCTG cTGAAGGCTCGATGTGAGGAGCTCAAGCTAGACTGGGGGTCTCTGTGTTTGGAGACCCTGTTGAAAGAGAAAGCTGCTTTACGGAGACAAATCTCAGAGAAACAGCGCCACTGTCTGGAGCTCCAG ATCAGCATTGTTGAACTAGAGAAGAGCCAGAGGCAGCAAGAGCTCCTGCAGCTCAAGTCATCCTACAGCCCGTGTGAGGTGTCCCCCTACCGAAAGGCCCTCCCTGGCCCAGAGACCCGGCTCACACTGGATTCCGACACCCCAAGACTTACCCCACAAGCCTCTGTGGGACTCAACGGCCTCAGTCCCGAGCTATCCATCAATGGCACGGCCTCGCCGGGTTATGAGAGAGGTGGTGGAATTGGAATGGGCAAAAATGAACTCCTCACCCGCTACCTGCCCATTTCCCCTGACCACGAAATTGTGCCGCCCACCCCAGACTCAAGAACCAGGCAGCTAGGGCAACCCCTGCCCGACTACACCCGCTTTTCTCCAGCCAAGATTGCCCTCCGTAGGCACCTCAATCAAGATTCGGCTGCCAATCAATTTCGAGCCCTTGGCAATATCCACCG GGGCGACATTGGTGCTGTTTCATCTCCAACTCTGGGATTAAAACAGGCTTGCTCTTCACCGAGTTCATCTGATATTCAAACGACCACCACACCCAAGAGCACAGATAGG GCCGATAAGGAAAAGAGCCCGGCTGCTCCCGGCGACACTATAACCAGTCTACCAATAAGCATCCCCCTCAGCACTGTGCATCCCAGTAAACTTCCTGTCAGCATCCCGCTGGCCAGTGTGGTGCTGCCGAATCGTGCAGAAAGACTG AGGAGCACTCCTAGTCCAGTTTCGAATCCAGCTGGACAGAGCAATGGCAAGGCACCTCTCACGCCTACCTCAG GGTACTCCTCCAGCTCAGGATTGGTGAACGGCTGTCACTCCGCCATGTTGACCGAGAACCAAGACTGTGATGTCGCTTCCCCTCCCCCTCACAGCACTCCTGTCATGGGGATTCAGCCCCGCGGTTCTGGCCTCAGTCCTCCACTGGGCACCGGAGGTGTGCTGCAGTACGCAGACGGCCCACCGAGGCTTCCCCCCGAGGACGGCCATGACCGCCAAGGCCCCGAATCTGACACAGAGCCCTTAGACAGCGAGGCTCGTCGCCGGATCTTTTTCTCCTCgtcctcttcttcctcctcatctTCATCTTCCACTGGAGGCTCAAGGCTACACCACGGATCGGTAAAGCAGGGTCACCATCATCACAGTAAGCAccatcaccaccaccaccaccaccatcatcatcactCTCCAAGTTCCCACAGCCAAGAGGGGCGGAAGCGTGGCCGGCGGAAGCGCAGCTCTTCCGGGGCCATGCCCATGAGCGGATCCCCTAAAAGAAGGGCATTTCCGGGACTGGGCTGCCCAAGCCATTCCTCTGGATCGCCTCTTAATATCAATTCTATG GTGAACAACATAAACCAACCTTTGGAGATCTCCGCCATCTCTTCCCCAGAGCAGTCAGGCCGAAGCCCATGCGGGCCAGATCTAGATCAGCCTCCCGTGCTTAAAAGAGAGCGTCCCCTGGAGCTCAACAACACAGGTCGCTATTCCTCCACCCCTAGTTCAGACGAAGAGGGCACCAATTACGCCCCGGACACCTCTAGTTCAAGCCG aattgaaCGGAAAATCGCCACAATTTCCTTAGACCGAGACGGACCCATCAGAGATGTGGAAAGGG GCTCGCAGGGACGTAAATCAGGTGCCAGCAGCGTGAGCAGCGAGGTATCCTCTTCCTCCGGAGCCAGCAAGTGGAAATCCACCTTCTCCCCAATCTCTGACCCCAAGCCAACTCCTCCGGACCTCCGCCAAGGTGGTTCTCCATTCGGCGTTGGGGCATCCCGAGGGGGCACGGACTCCGACTCGGACCAGAAACCACAGAGGAGAGGGGAACGTGAGCGTGAGCCTTACGGGAACTCGAACCTCTTCCTCAGTCAGGATGGTGGTGGTCGCTCAGTCGTCAATGTGTCAGAGCGGCCGCTGCAGAAACAGAAAACGCGGGAGTGGGACCTGAAATCCGTAACTGGATTGGCCAGCCAGAACCTCTTTATATCCGCCGCGGCCAGTGGAGGCATCCTGAGTGGGAAAGTGGGCGGGACCACCACGGTTTCCTCTGCCTCCTCAGTGGGACAGTACTTCCCTCTGGGTGGGGCTTCAGTTCTGCAGTCCTTATTTGGAGCTCAGACACCTGGACCAGCCACCAGCGGAGCCCCCCGGTTGGTCAACGGACATTCTGCGCTCGGCAGTTTCTCCAGTGCAGGGCTGGCAGGGGGCGCTGCAGGAGGTGAGTGGGATGACATCTGTCTCTTTCTGCTTTTTGGTGAAATTGAATTAATGGTCAGAACAGTCCCTCGGGTGTAG
- the LOC137027752 gene encoding histone-lysine N-methyltransferase, H3 lysine-79 specific-like isoform X2, translating into MGEKLELKLKSPVGAEAAGYPWPLPVYDKHHDAAHEIIETIRWVCEEIPDLKLAMENYVLIDYDTKSFESMQRLCDKYNRAIDSIHQLWKGTTQPMKLNKRPSNGLLRHILQQVYNHSVTDPEKLNNYEPFSPEVYGETSFDLVAQIIDEMEMMEEDTFVDLGSGVGQVVLQVAAATNCKHYFGVEKADIPATYAESMDREFKRWMKWYGKKHGEYTLERGDFLSEEWKERIASTSVIFVNNFAFGPEVDHQLKERFANMKEGGKIVSSKPFAPLNFRINSRNLSDIGTIMRVVELSPLRGSVSWTGKPVSYYLHTIDRTILENYFSSLKNPKLREEQEAARRRQQKDSKENKSNTTTPTKPKEHKTQHDSGGEEERSNSIVPVKPSPKPRRAKLLARGRKLGNRKRGRPKKAATTTAAERKNKKSQSALDLLHAKTLSAAPPQDAYRSPQSPFYQLPPKVQHYTSSQLLMSPTPPGLQALLDNVKVQYLQFMAYMKTPQYRTNLQQALEQEKLRHTELSGQAQQLLNACHAHKERIRDLFQSKLEELGVKAVTVEDLVQAQKEITAHNMQLREQTKQLERDMAELRDQSLVLLKARCEELKLDWGSLCLETLLKEKAALRRQISEKQRHCLELQISIVELEKSQRQQELLQLKSSYSPCEVSPYRKALPGPETRLTLDSDTPRLTPQASVGLNGLSPELSINGTASPGYERGGGIGMGKNELLTRYLPISPDHEIVPPTPDSRTRQLGQPLPDYTRFSPAKIALRRHLNQDSAANQFRALGNIHRGDIGAVSSPTLGLKQACSSPSSSDIQTTTTPKSTDRADKEKSPAAPGDTITSLPISIPLSTVHPSKLPVSIPLASVVLPNRAERLRSTPSPVSNPAGQSNGKAPLTPTSGYSSSSGLVNGCHSAMLTENQDCDVASPPPHSTPVMGIQPRGSGLSPPLGTGGVLQYADGPPRLPPEDGHDRQGPESDTEPLDSEARRRIFFSSSSSSSSSSSSTGGSRLHHGSVKQGHHHHSKHHHHHHHHHHHHSPSSHSQEGRKRGRRKRSSSGAMPMSGSPKRRAFPGLGCPSHSSGSPLNINSMVNNINQPLEISAISSPEQSGRSPCGPDLDQPPVLKRERPLELNNTGRYSSTPSSDEEGTNYAPDTSSSSRIERKIATISLDRDGPIRDVERGSQGRKSGASSVSSEVSSSSGASKWKSTFSPISDPKPTPPDLRQGGSPFGVGASRGGTDSDSDQKPQRRGEREREPYGNSNLFLSQDGGGRSVVNVSERPLQKQKTREWDLKSVTGLASQNLFISAAASGGILSGKVGGTTTVSSASSVGQYFPLGGASVLQSLFGAQTPGPATSGAPRLVNGHSALGSFSSAGLAGGAAGGN; encoded by the exons ATGGGAGAAAAGCTGGAGTTAAAACTGAAGTCGCCGGTCGGAGCCGAAGCTGCAGGCTACCCGTGGCCCTTACCTGTATAT GATAAACATCATGATGCTGCACATGAAATCATCGAAACTATACG CTGGGTGTGTGAAGAGATCCCAGATCTTAAGCTGGCCATGGAGAACTACGTTCTTATCGACTACGACACCAAGAG ttttGAGAGTATGCAGAGACTGTGTGATAAGTACAACAGAGCCATTGACAGCATTCACCAACTG TGGAAAGGGACCACCCAACCCATGAAACTGAACAAGCGGCCTTCCAACGGCCTGCTGCGTCACATCCTGCAGCAGGTCTACAACCACTCTGTCACCGACCCGGAGAAACTCAACAACTACGAGCCATTCTCTCCTGAGGTGTACGGAGAGACCTCCTTCGACCTGGTGGCCCAGATCATTGACGAGATGGAGATGATGGAAGAAGACACCTTTGTGGATTTGGGCAGTG GGGTTGGTCAAGTAGTCCTGCAAGTCGCTGCAGCCACCAACTGTAAACACTACTTTGGCGTGGAGAAAGCAGACATTCCAGCAACCTATGCAGAG TCAATGGACAGAGAGTTTAAGAGGTGGATGAAGTGGTATGGCAAAAAACATGGCGAGTACACG TTGGAAAGGGGAGATTTCCTCTCAGAAGAATGGAAGGAACGAATAGCCAGCACAAG TGTTATTTTTGTGAATAACTTTGCCTTTGGTCCTGAGGTGGACCACCAGCTGAAGGAACGATTCGCCAACATGAAGGAAG GTGGAAAAATTGTATCCTCAAAACCTTTTGCACCTCTTAACTTCAGAATAAACAGCCGAAACTTGAGTG atattggCACAATAATGAGAGTAGTTGAACTGTCCCCTCTGAGGGGGTCGGTGTCGTGGACGGGGAAGCCAGTGTCATACTATCTGCATACAATAGACCGCACCATA cTTGAAAACTATTTTTCTAGTCTCAAAAATCCTAAACTCAGG GAGGAGCAGGAGGCAGCCAGAAGGCGTCAGCAGAAGGACAGTAAGGAGAATAAGAGCAACACCACCACCCCGACCAAGCCCAAGGAGCACAAG ACGCAGCATGACTCGGGTGGTGAGGAGGAACGCTCGAACTCGATTGTGCCCGTGAAGCCGTCACCCAAACCCCGCCGGGCCAAACTGCTGGCCAGGGGCCGCAAGCTTGGCAACAGGAAGCGTGGGCGGCCTAAGAAGGCTGCCACTACCACCGCCGCCGAGCGCAAGAACAAGAAGAGCCAGAGCGCCCTTGATCTGCTGCACGCCAAGACCCTCTCAGCTGCCCCCCCTCAGG ATGCATACAGGTCACCTCAAAGTCCGTTCTATCAGCTACCTCCCAAAGTGCAGCATTATACATCTAGCCAGCTTCTCATGAGCCCCACTCCACCAGGCCTGCAGGCTCTTCTTG ATAACGTGAAAGTCCAGTATCTGCAGTTCATGGCCTACATGAAGACACCACAGTACCGCACCAACCTGCAGCAAGCTCTTGAGCAGGAAAAG TTGAGACACACAGAACTTTCCGGTCAAGCCCAACAGCTGCTCAATGCTTGTCATGCTCATAAGGAGAGGATAAGAGACCTTTTCCAGTCTAAACTGGAGGAG TTGGGCGTGAAGGCGGTGACCGTGGAGGACCTGGTGCAAGCTCAGAAGGAGATCACAGCCCACAACATGCAGCTGAGGGAACAGACCAAACAGCTGGAGAGGGACATGGCGGAGCTCCGCGATCAGAGCCTGGTGCTG cTGAAGGCTCGATGTGAGGAGCTCAAGCTAGACTGGGGGTCTCTGTGTTTGGAGACCCTGTTGAAAGAGAAAGCTGCTTTACGGAGACAAATCTCAGAGAAACAGCGCCACTGTCTGGAGCTCCAG ATCAGCATTGTTGAACTAGAGAAGAGCCAGAGGCAGCAAGAGCTCCTGCAGCTCAAGTCATCCTACAGCCCGTGTGAGGTGTCCCCCTACCGAAAGGCCCTCCCTGGCCCAGAGACCCGGCTCACACTGGATTCCGACACCCCAAGACTTACCCCACAAGCCTCTGTGGGACTCAACGGCCTCAGTCCCGAGCTATCCATCAATGGCACGGCCTCGCCGGGTTATGAGAGAGGTGGTGGAATTGGAATGGGCAAAAATGAACTCCTCACCCGCTACCTGCCCATTTCCCCTGACCACGAAATTGTGCCGCCCACCCCAGACTCAAGAACCAGGCAGCTAGGGCAACCCCTGCCCGACTACACCCGCTTTTCTCCAGCCAAGATTGCCCTCCGTAGGCACCTCAATCAAGATTCGGCTGCCAATCAATTTCGAGCCCTTGGCAATATCCACCG GGGCGACATTGGTGCTGTTTCATCTCCAACTCTGGGATTAAAACAGGCTTGCTCTTCACCGAGTTCATCTGATATTCAAACGACCACCACACCCAAGAGCACAGATAGG GCCGATAAGGAAAAGAGCCCGGCTGCTCCCGGCGACACTATAACCAGTCTACCAATAAGCATCCCCCTCAGCACTGTGCATCCCAGTAAACTTCCTGTCAGCATCCCGCTGGCCAGTGTGGTGCTGCCGAATCGTGCAGAAAGACTG AGGAGCACTCCTAGTCCAGTTTCGAATCCAGCTGGACAGAGCAATGGCAAGGCACCTCTCACGCCTACCTCAG GGTACTCCTCCAGCTCAGGATTGGTGAACGGCTGTCACTCCGCCATGTTGACCGAGAACCAAGACTGTGATGTCGCTTCCCCTCCCCCTCACAGCACTCCTGTCATGGGGATTCAGCCCCGCGGTTCTGGCCTCAGTCCTCCACTGGGCACCGGAGGTGTGCTGCAGTACGCAGACGGCCCACCGAGGCTTCCCCCCGAGGACGGCCATGACCGCCAAGGCCCCGAATCTGACACAGAGCCCTTAGACAGCGAGGCTCGTCGCCGGATCTTTTTCTCCTCgtcctcttcttcctcctcatctTCATCTTCCACTGGAGGCTCAAGGCTACACCACGGATCGGTAAAGCAGGGTCACCATCATCACAGTAAGCAccatcaccaccaccaccaccaccatcatcatcactCTCCAAGTTCCCACAGCCAAGAGGGGCGGAAGCGTGGCCGGCGGAAGCGCAGCTCTTCCGGGGCCATGCCCATGAGCGGATCCCCTAAAAGAAGGGCATTTCCGGGACTGGGCTGCCCAAGCCATTCCTCTGGATCGCCTCTTAATATCAATTCTATG GTGAACAACATAAACCAACCTTTGGAGATCTCCGCCATCTCTTCCCCAGAGCAGTCAGGCCGAAGCCCATGCGGGCCAGATCTAGATCAGCCTCCCGTGCTTAAAAGAGAGCGTCCCCTGGAGCTCAACAACACAGGTCGCTATTCCTCCACCCCTAGTTCAGACGAAGAGGGCACCAATTACGCCCCGGACACCTCTAGTTCAAGCCG aattgaaCGGAAAATCGCCACAATTTCCTTAGACCGAGACGGACCCATCAGAGATGTGGAAAGGG GCTCGCAGGGACGTAAATCAGGTGCCAGCAGCGTGAGCAGCGAGGTATCCTCTTCCTCCGGAGCCAGCAAGTGGAAATCCACCTTCTCCCCAATCTCTGACCCCAAGCCAACTCCTCCGGACCTCCGCCAAGGTGGTTCTCCATTCGGCGTTGGGGCATCCCGAGGGGGCACGGACTCCGACTCGGACCAGAAACCACAGAGGAGAGGGGAACGTGAGCGTGAGCCTTACGGGAACTCGAACCTCTTCCTCAGTCAGGATGGTGGTGGTCGCTCAGTCGTCAATGTGTCAGAGCGGCCGCTGCAGAAACAGAAAACGCGGGAGTGGGACCTGAAATCCGTAACTGGATTGGCCAGCCAGAACCTCTTTATATCCGCCGCGGCCAGTGGAGGCATCCTGAGTGGGAAAGTGGGCGGGACCACCACGGTTTCCTCTGCCTCCTCAGTGGGACAGTACTTCCCTCTGGGTGGGGCTTCAGTTCTGCAGTCCTTATTTGGAGCTCAGACACCTGGACCAGCCACCAGCGGAGCCCCCCGGTTGGTCAACGGACATTCTGCGCTCGGCAGTTTCTCCAGTGCAGGGCTGGCAGGGGGCGCTGCAGGAG